From Polaribacter butkevichii, a single genomic window includes:
- a CDS encoding UbiA family prenyltransferase, with translation MKFLKTLFNFYLNASIHVALSVYAFLRITEIYLDLPYNSNLNYFIFFGTITGYNFVKYAGVAKLHHRSLAKGLQNIQVFSFVCFIALCYFTYQVPLPTLYYAIPFCLLTVLYAVPFLSGFDKNLREISYLKIIVVALVWAGFTVLIPVVDAEKEISLNVLLLMLQRFLIVVVLILPFDIRDVMYDAISLQTIPKKVGVEKTRKLGLMLLVFALVLEYLVATVAEVKTPFMLFFFLLVIFLMRAKTTQSKYYSSFWVELLPVVWWVFLLGYDNF, from the coding sequence ATGAAATTCTTAAAAACGCTGTTCAATTTTTATTTAAATGCAAGTATACATGTTGCATTGTCGGTTTATGCGTTTCTAAGGATTACCGAAATTTATTTAGATCTTCCTTATAATAGTAATCTTAATTATTTTATCTTTTTTGGTACCATAACAGGGTATAATTTTGTAAAATATGCAGGAGTTGCAAAACTGCATCATAGAAGTTTGGCAAAAGGCTTACAGAATATTCAAGTTTTTTCGTTTGTCTGTTTTATAGCACTGTGTTATTTTACCTATCAAGTGCCTTTACCTACGTTATATTACGCGATTCCTTTTTGTTTGCTAACCGTATTATATGCGGTACCTTTTTTAAGTGGGTTTGATAAAAATCTAAGAGAAATCAGTTATTTAAAAATTATTGTTGTGGCTTTAGTTTGGGCAGGATTTACAGTGTTAATTCCTGTAGTTGATGCAGAAAAAGAAATTTCTTTAAATGTACTTTTATTAATGTTACAACGATTTTTAATTGTGGTAGTTTTAATATTGCCTTTTGATATTAGAGACGTTATGTACGATGCAATTTCTTTACAAACAATTCCTAAAAAAGTTGGAGTTGAAAAGACCAGAAAATTGGGCCTTATGTTGCTTGTTTTTGCTTTAGTGTTAGAGTATCTAGTTGCTACGGTTGCAGAGGTAAAAACCCCTTTTATGCTTTTCTTTTTTCTGTTGGTTATTTTCTTAATGAGAGCTAAAACTACACAGTCTAAGTACTATAGTTCTTTTTGGGTAGAATTGTTACCTGTTGTTTGGTGGGTGTTTCTTTTAGGATATGATAATTTTTAA
- the serA gene encoding phosphoglycerate dehydrogenase, whose translation MISTKRNYIFDFDSTLTKVEALDVLAEITLENNPKKEAIIQEIIDITNLGIDGEISFTESLERRIKLLKANKADLSNLIAALKKQVSKSIESNKEFFENYADDIYVISCGFKEFIDPIVAEYNIPSERVYANTFEFAKDGEIIGFDANNPLSQHNGKIKCLKDMNLEGEIQVIGDGYSDYVTREAGVADKFFAYTENVSRIKTTENADHIAPSLDEFLYVNKLPRKISYPKNRIKILLLENVHPDAFKKLSTDGFSVETVSKSLSEDELIEKIKDVHVLGIRSKTNVTQKVVDAADKLMVVSAFCIGTKQIDLEACKEKGIVVFNAPYSNTRSVVELAIGEIIMLMRSVFQRSTEIHNGQWNKTAEGSREVRGKKLGIVGYGNIGKQLSILAEALGMDVYYYDVEDTLGLGNATKVDKLSDLLALSDVVTLHIDDNAANKNFIGETEISQMKDGAILVNLARGFVVDIPALVAALKSGKLAGAAVDVYPSEPRKNGEFFTELQGLPNVILTPHVGGSTEEAQRDIADFVPSKIMAYINSGNTVDAVNFPNIRLPRQTNAHRFLHIHKNVPGVMAKINKVLAEYELNINGQYLSTDPKVGYVITDLDKEYNKEVLEALREIEGTIKFRVLY comes from the coding sequence ATGATTAGTACAAAAAGAAATTATATTTTCGATTTTGACAGTACCTTAACTAAGGTAGAAGCATTAGATGTTTTAGCAGAAATAACATTAGAAAACAATCCTAAAAAAGAGGCTATTATTCAAGAAATAATAGACATTACCAATTTAGGAATTGATGGTGAAATATCCTTTACAGAATCTTTAGAAAGAAGAATAAAGTTATTAAAAGCAAATAAAGCAGATTTATCTAATTTAATTGCAGCTTTAAAAAAACAAGTATCAAAATCTATAGAAAGCAATAAAGAGTTTTTTGAAAACTATGCAGATGATATTTATGTGATTTCTTGTGGTTTTAAAGAATTTATAGATCCTATTGTAGCAGAATACAATATACCTTCAGAAAGAGTGTATGCAAATACTTTTGAGTTTGCAAAAGATGGTGAAATTATTGGTTTCGATGCCAACAATCCATTGTCTCAACACAACGGAAAAATAAAGTGTTTAAAAGACATGAATCTCGAAGGAGAAATACAAGTTATTGGTGATGGGTATAGTGATTATGTTACTAGAGAAGCTGGTGTAGCAGATAAGTTTTTTGCTTACACAGAAAATGTTTCTAGAATTAAAACAACAGAAAACGCAGACCACATTGCCCCAAGTTTAGATGAATTTTTATACGTTAACAAGTTGCCAAGAAAAATATCGTACCCAAAGAATAGAATTAAAATATTATTATTAGAAAATGTACATCCAGATGCTTTTAAAAAGTTATCTACAGATGGATTTTCTGTAGAAACAGTTTCTAAAAGTTTGTCAGAAGATGAGTTGATAGAAAAAATAAAAGACGTACACGTTTTAGGTATTCGTTCTAAAACAAACGTTACGCAAAAAGTAGTAGACGCTGCAGATAAATTAATGGTAGTTAGTGCATTTTGTATTGGTACCAAACAAATAGATTTAGAAGCGTGTAAAGAAAAAGGAATCGTTGTTTTTAACGCTCCTTACAGTAATACACGTTCTGTTGTAGAATTAGCTATCGGAGAAATTATTATGTTAATGCGTAGTGTTTTTCAAAGAAGTACAGAAATTCACAATGGTCAATGGAATAAAACGGCAGAAGGTTCTAGAGAAGTTCGTGGTAAAAAATTAGGGATTGTTGGTTATGGTAATATTGGTAAGCAATTATCAATTTTAGCAGAAGCTTTAGGTATGGATGTCTACTATTATGATGTAGAAGATACATTAGGCTTAGGTAATGCCACTAAAGTAGATAAATTATCAGATTTATTAGCACTTTCCGATGTGGTTACTCTACACATAGATGACAATGCTGCAAACAAAAACTTTATAGGAGAAACAGAAATTTCTCAAATGAAAGATGGCGCAATTTTAGTCAACTTAGCAAGAGGTTTTGTGGTAGATATTCCTGCTTTGGTTGCTGCTTTAAAAAGCGGAAAATTAGCGGGTGCAGCAGTAGATGTGTATCCTTCTGAGCCAAGAAAAAATGGTGAGTTTTTTACAGAGTTACAAGGATTGCCAAATGTAATTTTAACACCACACGTTGGTGGAAGTACAGAAGAAGCGCAAAGAGATATAGCAGATTTTGTACCAAGTAAAATTATGGCGTATATTAATTCTGGTAATACTGTAGACGCAGTAAACTTTCCAAATATTCGTTTACCTAGACAAACAAATGCACACCGTTTTTTACATATTCATAAAAATGTGCCAGGTGTTATGGCTAAAATCAATAAAGTTTTAGCAGAATACGAGCTAAACATCAATGGTCAGTATTTATCTACAGATCCAAAAGTTGGGTATGTAATTACAGATTTAGATAAAGAATACAACAAAGAAGTTTTAGAGGCCTTAAGAGAAATTGAAGGAACCATAAAATTTAGAGTTTTGTATTAA
- a CDS encoding M23 family metallopeptidase has protein sequence MNKYLYIFILLISCNSFSQIDFKTYFKKAENGFEFLADNNEFCPVSVEVELELVNLSTSNGNFKTYVIPARTKGFVITTLKAIKAGRYKYNSKTRYNYGDLVAKDTVAAAEYIYNLPFKKGKKFKVSQGYNGIETHQKVNAIDFTMPIGTEIYAAREGVVIKVVDTNTKTCVTKGCLEYNNVILIYHNDGTIADYSHINTNTAVVKKGDKVTKGQLIAKSGNIGWSSGPHLHFEVFKQEILKRETLKTKFKINDGTEAPIYLEEKVKYLRKY, from the coding sequence ATGAATAAATATTTATATATTTTTATTTTATTGATTTCTTGTAATTCCTTTTCTCAAATAGATTTTAAAACCTATTTTAAAAAAGCAGAAAATGGGTTCGAGTTTCTAGCAGATAATAATGAGTTTTGTCCGGTTTCGGTAGAAGTAGAATTAGAGTTGGTAAACTTATCTACATCAAACGGAAACTTTAAAACTTATGTAATTCCTGCAAGAACAAAAGGCTTTGTAATTACTACGTTAAAAGCAATAAAAGCAGGTAGATATAAATATAATTCAAAAACCAGATATAATTACGGAGACCTTGTTGCAAAAGATACCGTTGCAGCAGCAGAGTACATTTACAATCTTCCTTTTAAAAAAGGAAAAAAGTTTAAAGTGTCTCAAGGCTATAATGGTATAGAAACGCATCAGAAAGTAAATGCAATAGATTTTACCATGCCAATTGGTACAGAAATTTATGCAGCAAGAGAAGGCGTTGTTATTAAAGTTGTAGATACTAACACAAAAACATGCGTTACAAAAGGATGTTTAGAGTATAATAACGTAATTTTAATCTATCATAACGATGGTACAATTGCAGATTATTCTCACATTAACACCAATACAGCAGTCGTTAAAAAAGGCGATAAAGTAACAAAAGGTCAGTTAATAGCAAAAAGTGGAAATATTGGTTGGTCATCTGGCCCACATTTACATTTTGAAGTTTTTAAGCAAGAAATTCTCAAGCGAGAAACGCTTAAAACCAAGTTTAAAATTAACGACGGAACGGAAGCGCCTATTTACTTAGAAGAAAAAGTAAAATACCTTAGAAAGTATTAA
- a CDS encoding YiiX/YebB-like N1pC/P60 family cysteine hydrolase: MHKTLKQTCIPILLSIVLFSCQNNKNKNNFELKQGDLLFQNTGTGDIDNAIKDVTATSLAKNYSHVGMAMKKDGKWFVIEAIPEEGVSQTPLVKFLNRNKNKFNKSATTVARLDNYYQPYIDNAIAYGVKRINTPYDEIFLWDDNSYYCSELVYKMFSSQDLPTDAIPFLTHPMTFNDSTGTPMPSWKTYYKTRNQPIPEGIEGTNPNLMASSPRIKFVHDYENE, from the coding sequence ATGCATAAAACATTAAAGCAAACTTGCATCCCTATTTTACTCTCTATTGTTTTGTTCAGTTGTCAGAACAATAAAAACAAAAATAATTTTGAATTAAAACAAGGTGATTTACTGTTTCAAAATACAGGAACTGGCGATATTGATAATGCCATTAAAGATGTAACTGCAACTTCATTAGCTAAAAACTATTCGCATGTTGGTATGGCAATGAAAAAAGATGGAAAATGGTTTGTAATAGAGGCGATTCCTGAAGAGGGAGTTTCTCAAACTCCTTTAGTAAAGTTTCTGAACAGAAATAAAAATAAGTTTAACAAATCTGCCACAACGGTTGCAAGACTAGATAACTATTATCAACCTTACATAGATAATGCAATAGCGTATGGAGTAAAAAGAATAAATACGCCTTATGATGAGATTTTTTTATGGGATGACAACTCTTATTATTGCTCAGAATTAGTTTATAAAATGTTTTCTTCTCAAGATTTACCAACAGATGCTATTCCTTTTCTTACGCACCCAATGACGTTTAACGACAGTACAGGAACCCCAATGCCTAGTTGGAAAACTTATTACAAAACACGTAACCAACCAATTCCGGAAGGTATTGAAGGTACAAATCCTAATTTGATGGCTAGCAGCCCTCGTATTAAATTTGTGCATGATTATGAGAATGAATAA
- a CDS encoding Fic family protein, translated as MIEKAPKYKEDNDTISLMVELRSNGILKSIQDEYLYWDKVKYKSKKYSANKLWNAVKLDRILKANSVKFGNYSFSFIVTDFMQRALHKFDMHIGGTLGSNIGIAETDKTKYIISSLIEESISSSQIEGANTTRKKAKEMIQLEKKPKSKSELMIMNNYITMKYIVQNKEKDITTENILYIHKLISNGTLDSSNEEGAFRKNDDVHVVDYTKGEIVHTPPLKKDLEKLIDELCAFFNNDTTDFIHPIIKACIIHFMIGWIHPFTDGNGRTARALFYWYMLKKGYWLTEYLSISKIIQDTKNQYEKSYLYTELDDNDLSYFITYHIKTMEKSYEALKEYINRKQKEVFQAAKFMKIPEINERTAQIIKLLNGDPDRVLSNKEIETRFNVSNFTARSDLKTLVKLGFLDIIQVNKKKQNFIKSENFDKIIKKLKL; from the coding sequence GATAAAGTTAAATACAAATCAAAAAAATATTCGGCAAATAAACTATGGAACGCAGTTAAACTAGATAGAATATTAAAAGCCAATAGCGTTAAATTCGGAAACTATTCCTTTTCTTTTATTGTTACAGATTTTATGCAAAGAGCTTTACATAAATTTGATATGCATATAGGCGGAACGCTTGGTAGTAATATAGGAATAGCAGAAACTGACAAAACAAAGTATATAATTAGTTCATTAATAGAAGAATCTATTTCTAGTAGCCAAATTGAGGGAGCAAATACTACAAGAAAAAAGGCTAAAGAAATGATTCAGCTTGAAAAAAAACCTAAAAGTAAATCTGAACTGATGATCATGAACAATTATATAACAATGAAATATATTGTTCAAAATAAAGAGAAAGATATAACCACAGAAAATATTCTATACATACATAAACTAATTTCTAATGGAACGTTAGATAGTTCTAATGAAGAAGGTGCTTTTAGAAAGAATGATGATGTTCATGTTGTTGATTATACAAAAGGAGAAATTGTTCATACTCCTCCTTTAAAAAAGGATTTAGAAAAACTAATTGATGAGTTATGTGCCTTTTTTAACAACGATACAACAGATTTTATACATCCCATTATAAAAGCTTGTATTATTCATTTTATGATTGGTTGGATCCATCCATTCACAGACGGAAACGGAAGAACTGCTAGAGCTTTATTTTATTGGTATATGTTAAAAAAAGGCTATTGGTTAACAGAATATTTGTCTATTTCGAAGATAATTCAAGACACAAAAAATCAGTATGAAAAATCATATTTATATACCGAATTAGACGACAATGATTTAAGCTACTTTATTACATACCACATTAAAACAATGGAGAAATCCTATGAAGCTTTAAAAGAATACATTAACAGAAAACAAAAAGAAGTTTTTCAGGCAGCTAAATTCATGAAAATACCTGAAATAAATGAGAGGACAGCTCAAATAATCAAATTATTAAATGGTGACCCCGATAGAGTATTAAGTAATAAAGAAATAGAAACAAGGTTTAATGTTTCTAATTTTACTGCTAGATCAGATTTAAAAACACTAGTAAAACTAGGGTTTCTTGATATAATACAAGTAAATAAGAAAAAACAAAATTTTATTAAATCCGAAAATTTTGATAAAATCATAAAAAAATTAAAATTGTAA